The Radiobacillus deserti genomic interval GTTGTGCTTGTTCTGTTAATACAACCTTATTGGAAATTTTATAATCAATTAATTCTACAATGTTTTCAAAGTGATCCCCTATTCGCTCAATATCTCGTACAGAGTCCATCAAGGTAGAGTGCTTCTGGCTATCTGCCTCTGATAAGGAAGTACTAGAAAGCTCTACTAAATAATTCGTAATCTCCCGATCTAAGTTGTTTAAGGCTCCCTCAATTTGTAGGGCCATATCCGCATGCTTCTGAATATGATTGTTTAAATAAAGTCCCGCTTCTTCCAGTCCTTTATATGCATAATCACCCATACGAATGACTTCTTCCTTCGCTTGATCTAACGCAACAGCAGGAGACTGATGTAAGAAAATTGGATCCAAATGCTTCGGTTTGTACTCTACCACTACATCTTCACCAGGAATTAATTTCGTTACTACTACAGCAAGTAATCCAATAAACGGAAATTGAATAATGGTATTCGTTAAGTTAAATCCGCCGTGTGCAAAAGCGATCGTCATTTCTGGATTTAAGTTCAGTTGATCCTGCAAGAAATGGACAGCTTTCTCATAAACGCCTAAGAAAATCAGAAACACCGTTGTTCCAATCAGGTTAAACAATACATGCGTATAGGCAGCACGTTTAGCTGCAATACTCGCTCCGATGGACGCTAAAACAGCGGTAATGGTTGTTCCGATGTTATCCCCAAATAGAACAGGTAACGCTGCATCAAGTGTAATGGCCCCTTGATCAAATAGTCCTTGTAAGACACCTATTGTTGCACTAGAGCTCTGTACAATAACGGTGAATAATGTTCCGACAGCAACCCCTAAAAATGGATTGTCACTCATATTGACTGTTAAGTCATGAAATGCTTGGACTTCTCGTAAAGGCTTCATTCCGGCACTCATTAATTCCAGTCCGTAAAATAATGCACCAAATCCAAAAATGGATTGTCCAATATTTGTTACTTTTATGTTTCTAAAGAAGAAAATTAAAAATGCACCGACAGCAACAATTGGGAGCGCATATTCCCCAATATCAATTCCAATAATGAACGCCGTAACAGTCGTTCCAATATTGGCACCCATTATGACACCGATGGCTTGTCTAAGTGTCATAAAGCCAGCATTTACTAAACCTACCGTTAAAACAGTTGTACCAGAGCTACTTTGGATAAGTATTGTAACGATTATACCTGCAAGTACGCCCATAAACGGGTTACTTGTAAACTTGTCCAATATATCTCTTAGCCGATCCCCAGCCGACTTTTGGAGACCTTCCCCCATAAATTTAATACCAAGCAAGAAAATCCCTAATCCACCAATAAATTCAAAGATGAGTTCTTGTACGTTTAATTCCAATAGTTAACATCCCTTCATGCTTTCTTTATCTTAGACACTTCTATCATTATTAATTAATTATGAAGTTTTTGTAAAGGAAA includes:
- a CDS encoding Na/Pi cotransporter family protein, with translation MELNVQELIFEFIGGLGIFLLGIKFMGEGLQKSAGDRLRDILDKFTSNPFMGVLAGIIVTILIQSSSGTTVLTVGLVNAGFMTLRQAIGVIMGANIGTTVTAFIIGIDIGEYALPIVAVGAFLIFFFRNIKVTNIGQSIFGFGALFYGLELMSAGMKPLREVQAFHDLTVNMSDNPFLGVAVGTLFTVIVQSSSATIGVLQGLFDQGAITLDAALPVLFGDNIGTTITAVLASIGASIAAKRAAYTHVLFNLIGTTVFLIFLGVYEKAVHFLQDQLNLNPEMTIAFAHGGFNLTNTIIQFPFIGLLAVVVTKLIPGEDVVVEYKPKHLDPIFLHQSPAVALDQAKEEVIRMGDYAYKGLEEAGLYLNNHIQKHADMALQIEGALNNLDREITNYLVELSSTSLSEADSQKHSTLMDSVRDIERIGDHFENIVELIDYKISNKVVLTEQAQQDLNDMFDLTLITVKQAIGALGRMDREAAQAVVQKEDQIDQMERVYRKKHIIRLNEGFCTGPAGIVFVDIISNLERIGDHAVNIAEEVLGEQH